In the Nicotiana tabacum cultivar K326 chromosome 16, ASM71507v2, whole genome shotgun sequence genome, one interval contains:
- the LOC107797603 gene encoding acetyl-CoA acetyltransferase 2-like has protein sequence MAKMVNDSIKPRDVCIVGVARTPMGGFLGSLSSLSATELGSVAIRAALKRANVDPSLVQEVFFGNVLSANLGQAPARQAALGAGIPNSVICTTINKVCSSGLKATMIAAQTIQSGSNDIVVTGGMESMSNVPKYLPQARKGSRLGHDTIVDGMLKDGLWDVYNDFGMGVCAELCADQYKITREEQDSYAIQSFERGIAAQCSGAFAWEIVPVEISGGRGRPSTVVYKDEGLIKFDASKLKKLRPSFKENGGSVTAGNASIISDGAAALVLVSGQKALELGLQVIGRIRGFADAAQAPELFTTAPALAIPKAIKNSGLESSQIDYYEINEAFSVVALVNQRLLNLNSGKLNAHGGAVSLGHPLGCSGARILVSLLGVLKHKNGKFGVAGICNGGGGASALVVELMPIRMVARSSL, from the exons ATGGCAAAGATGGTTAATGATTCCATTAAACCTCGAG ATGTATGCATTGTGGGTGTTGCTCGAACGCCAATGGGTGGTTTCCTTGGTTCTCTTTCGTCTTTGTCTGCTACAGAGCTTGGTTCTGTAGCTATCCGAG CTGCTCTTAAGAGAGCAAATGTAGACCCGTCCCTTGTTCAAGAGGTCTTCTTTGGAAATGTTCTCAGTGCAAACTTAGGTCAAGCCCCTGCTAGACAAGCTGCCTTAGGAGCTGGGATTCCTAATTCAGTGATTTGCACTACCATTAACAAAGTGTGTTCTTCAGGACTTAAAG CAACAATGATTGCAGCACAGACTATACAATCAGGAAGCAATGATATCGTTGTGACTGGTGGcatggaaagcatgtctaatgtACCGAAATACCTTCCTCAAGCAAG GAAGGGATCGCGGCTAGGTCATGATACTATAGTAGATGGCATGCTAAAAGATGGACTCTGGGATGTCTATAATGATTTTGGGATGGGCGTCTGTGCAGAACTATGTGCTGATCAGTATAAAATCACAAGAGAAGAACAG GATTCTTATGCTATTCAAAGCTTTGAGCGAGGAATTGCTGCACAATGTAGTGGTGCATTTGCATGGGAAATAGTTCCG GTAGAAATTTCTGGTGGAAGAGGAAGACCATCTACGGTTGTTTATAAAGATGAAGGTTTAATAAAG TTTGATGCCTCCAAACTAAAAAAGCTTAGACCAAGTTTCAAGGAGAATGGAGGTTCTGTTACTGCAGGCAATGCTTCCATTATAAG TGATGGCGCTGCAGCATTAGTTCTGGTGAGTGGACAAAAGGCACTTGAACTTGGATTGCAAGTAATTGGTAGGATCAGAGGATTTGCAGATGCAGCTCAG GCACCTGAGTTATTTACAACAGCTCCAGCTCTTGCAATACCAAAAGCAATTAAGAATTCTGGCCTTGAGTCATCTCAAATTGATTATTATGAAATAAATGAAGCATTTTCT GTCGTGGCTCTTGTCAACCAAAGACTGCTCAACCTCAATTCC GGCAAGCTAAATGCTCATGGTGGAGCTGTGTCATTGGGACATCCTTTAGGGTGCAGTGGAGCTAGGATCCTGGTATCTCTTTTAGGA GTACTGAAGCACAAGAATGGGAAGTTTGGTGTTGCAGGAATCTGCAATGGGGGAGGAGGCGCATCTGCTCTTGTTGTAGAGCTCAT GCCTATAAGGATGGTGGCACGTTCATCGCTTTGA